A window of the Geothermobacter ehrlichii genome harbors these coding sequences:
- a CDS encoding NUDIX domain-containing protein, giving the protein MEFKKQHIKTSVVACIVDEQRRVLLTRRCIEPFCSQWVMPGGKIDHGEPILAALHREVREEVGLLVGVDGLIDVYEHIGVGCGQDHYVILYYRCHPTGGNLRPNKTECTEAAWFSREALPGMDLPPGCRHILARVFPELDWGPEHAIIDAAGEIPDQMRLP; this is encoded by the coding sequence ATGGAATTCAAAAAACAGCACATCAAGACCTCCGTGGTCGCCTGTATCGTCGACGAGCAGCGCCGGGTCCTGCTGACCCGGCGCTGCATCGAGCCCTTCTGCAGCCAGTGGGTGATGCCGGGGGGGAAGATCGATCACGGCGAACCGATCCTCGCCGCCCTGCACCGCGAAGTGCGGGAGGAGGTCGGCCTGCTTGTCGGCGTCGACGGCCTGATCGACGTCTACGAGCACATCGGCGTCGGCTGCGGGCAGGATCACTACGTCATCCTCTACTACCGCTGCCATCCGACCGGCGGCAACCTGCGCCCCAACAAGACCGAATGCACCGAGGCGGCCTGGTTCTCCCGCGAAGCACTGCCGGGAATGGACCTGCCACCCGGCTGCCGACACATCCTCGCCCGGGTCTTTCCCGAACTCGACTGGGGGCCCGAGCACGCCATCATCGACGCGGCGGGCGAAATCCCAGACCAGATGCGCCTGCCCTGA
- a CDS encoding argininosuccinate synthase, with amino-acid sequence MSKHGTVKKAVLAYSGGLDTSIILKWLIEEYGCEVVAFSADLGQGEELDHIPQKAKDTGASACYVLDLREEFVRDFVFPMFRANAIYEGRYFLGTSIARPLIAKAQMEIAAKEGADAVSHGATGKGNDQVRFELAYYHFDPNVKVIAPWREWDLNSRSALEAYARKHGIPVPTSKKFPWSSDRNLLHISFEGDVLEDPWAEPPEEMYVMTRRPEDAPDKPEYLEIEFEQGNPVAINGERLSPANLLARLNQYGYEHGIGRLDLLENRYVGMKSRGVYETPGGTILEEAHRGVEQITMDREVMNLRDSLVPRYAAMIYNGYWFSPEREALQALIDETQKTVNGVARVKLYKGHCRVVGRKSDTHSLFNPDFATFEADEVYNQADAEGFIKLNALRLRIRSMMNKSRR; translated from the coding sequence ATGAGCAAGCATGGAACGGTCAAGAAGGCTGTCCTCGCCTACTCGGGCGGGCTGGATACGTCAATCATCCTCAAATGGCTGATCGAGGAATACGGCTGCGAGGTGGTAGCCTTTTCCGCCGATCTCGGCCAGGGCGAGGAGCTCGATCACATTCCGCAAAAGGCCAAGGACACCGGCGCCTCCGCCTGCTACGTCCTCGACCTGCGCGAAGAATTCGTACGCGACTTCGTCTTCCCCATGTTCCGCGCCAACGCCATCTACGAGGGCCGCTACTTTCTCGGCACCTCCATCGCCCGGCCGCTGATCGCCAAGGCGCAGATGGAAATCGCCGCCAAGGAGGGGGCAGACGCCGTCTCCCACGGCGCCACCGGCAAGGGGAACGACCAGGTCCGCTTCGAACTCGCCTACTACCACTTCGATCCCAACGTCAAGGTCATCGCTCCCTGGCGGGAATGGGACCTGAACAGCCGCAGCGCCCTGGAAGCCTACGCCCGCAAGCATGGCATCCCGGTGCCGACCAGCAAGAAATTCCCCTGGAGCTCCGACCGCAACCTGCTGCATATCTCCTTCGAGGGGGACGTGCTCGAGGACCCCTGGGCCGAACCGCCGGAGGAGATGTACGTGATGACCCGGCGGCCCGAGGATGCCCCCGACAAGCCGGAATACCTGGAGATCGAATTCGAACAGGGGAACCCGGTGGCAATCAACGGCGAGCGGCTCTCCCCGGCCAACCTGCTGGCCAGACTCAACCAGTACGGCTACGAGCACGGCATCGGCCGTCTCGACCTGCTGGAGAACCGCTACGTCGGCATGAAGAGCCGCGGCGTGTACGAAACCCCCGGCGGCACCATTCTCGAAGAAGCGCACCGCGGCGTCGAGCAGATCACCATGGACCGCGAGGTGATGAACCTGCGCGACTCCCTGGTGCCCCGCTACGCGGCGATGATCTACAACGGCTACTGGTTCTCCCCCGAACGCGAAGCGCTGCAGGCGCTGATCGACGAAACCCAGAAGACGGTCAACGGCGTTGCCCGGGTCAAGCTCTACAAGGGACACTGCCGGGTGGTCGGCCGCAAGTCGGACACCCACTCCCTGTTCAACCCCGATTTCGCCACTTTCGAGGCCGACGAGGTCTACAACCAGGCCGATGCCGAGGGCTTCATCAAGCTCAACGCCCTGCGGCTGCGCATCCGCAGCATGATGAACAAAAGCAGGCGCTAG
- the dapB gene encoding 4-hydroxy-tetrahydrodipicolinate reductase, which produces MTKIAVTGAAGRMGGRIITLATESDRLQVVGAVEMAGHPKLGQDAGLVAGCGELGVAITDSLEQALQDADLLIDFTFPQVTLANAEACARLGKGMVIGSTGFKPDERERLRQITAGIPVVFAPNMSVGVNVCFKILKDIAKTLGDGFDVEIVELHHNKKKDAPSGTAVRMGEIVAEALGRDYDRVANYHREGMCGERDPEEIGMQTVRGGDIVGEHTVYFIGMGERIELTHRAMSRDMFARGAIRAAAWLGGKPAGMYDMQAVLGLD; this is translated from the coding sequence ATGACCAAGATTGCCGTCACAGGAGCTGCCGGTCGCATGGGCGGCCGCATCATCACCCTGGCGACCGAAAGTGACCGGCTGCAGGTCGTCGGCGCGGTCGAGATGGCCGGGCACCCGAAACTCGGACAGGACGCCGGTCTTGTCGCCGGCTGCGGCGAGCTCGGCGTCGCCATCACCGATTCGCTCGAGCAGGCCCTGCAGGACGCCGACCTGCTCATCGACTTCACCTTCCCCCAGGTGACCCTGGCCAACGCCGAGGCCTGCGCCCGCCTCGGCAAAGGGATGGTCATCGGTTCGACCGGCTTCAAGCCGGACGAACGGGAACGGCTGCGGCAGATCACTGCCGGCATTCCGGTGGTCTTCGCCCCCAACATGAGCGTCGGCGTCAACGTCTGCTTCAAGATCCTCAAGGATATCGCCAAGACCCTGGGCGACGGCTTCGACGTCGAGATCGTCGAACTGCATCACAACAAGAAGAAGGACGCCCCTTCCGGCACCGCCGTCCGCATGGGCGAGATCGTCGCCGAGGCCCTGGGACGCGACTACGACCGGGTGGCCAACTACCACCGCGAAGGGATGTGCGGCGAGCGCGACCCTGAAGAGATCGGCATGCAGACCGTGCGCGGCGGCGATATCGTCGGCGAACACACCGTCTACTTCATCGGCATGGGCGAACGCATCGAGCTGACCCACCGCGCCATGAGCCGCGACATGTTCGCCCGCGGCGCCATCCGCGCCGCCGCCTGGCTGGGGGGCAAGCCGGCCGGGATGTACGACATGCAGGCGGTTTTGGGGCTCGACTGA
- the argB gene encoding acetylglutamate kinase, translated as MQKLIEKANVLMEALPWIRRFYGKTIVIKYGGNAMVDEKLKEGFARDVILMKYIGLNPVIVHGGGPQIGEVLDAMGIETRFVQGMRVTDAATMGVVEMVLGGKVNKEIVANINAHGGKAVGLTGKDGGLIRARKLEMTKVNPETLSPEIIDIGMVGEVDVIDPQVIRALEANNFIPVIAPVGIGADGRSYNINADLVAGRIAGALQAEKLILLTDVEGVKDTNGALISTIDYREVPKLIADGTLTGGMIPKATCCVDAVREGVAKTHIIDGRVEHACLLEIFTDKGIGTAIADFGSNQA; from the coding sequence ATGCAGAAACTGATCGAAAAAGCCAATGTCCTGATGGAAGCCCTGCCCTGGATCAGGCGCTTCTACGGCAAGACCATCGTCATCAAGTACGGCGGCAACGCCATGGTCGACGAAAAGCTGAAAGAAGGGTTTGCGCGCGATGTCATCCTGATGAAGTACATCGGCCTGAACCCGGTCATCGTCCACGGCGGCGGTCCGCAGATCGGAGAGGTGCTCGACGCCATGGGCATCGAGACCCGGTTCGTCCAGGGAATGCGGGTTACCGACGCCGCCACCATGGGGGTGGTCGAGATGGTCCTCGGCGGCAAGGTCAACAAGGAGATCGTCGCCAACATCAACGCCCACGGCGGCAAGGCAGTAGGTCTGACCGGCAAGGACGGCGGCCTGATCCGGGCCCGCAAGCTGGAAATGACCAAGGTCAACCCGGAGACCCTCTCCCCCGAGATCATCGACATCGGCATGGTCGGCGAGGTGGACGTCATCGATCCGCAGGTGATCCGGGCCCTGGAGGCCAACAACTTCATTCCGGTGATCGCGCCGGTCGGCATCGGCGCCGACGGCCGCTCCTACAACATCAACGCCGACCTGGTCGCCGGACGCATCGCCGGCGCCCTGCAGGCTGAAAAGCTGATCCTGCTGACCGACGTCGAAGGCGTCAAGGACACGAACGGCGCCCTGATCTCGACCATCGACTACCGCGAAGTACCGAAGCTGATCGCCGACGGCACCCTGACCGGCGGCATGATCCCCAAGGCCACCTGCTGCGTCGATGCGGTTCGGGAAGGCGTGGCCAAAACCCACATCATCGACGGCCGGGTCGAACACGCCTGCCTGCTCGAGATCTTCACCGACAAGGGCATCGGCACCGCGATAGCGGATTTCGGGAGCAACCAGGCTTGA
- a CDS encoding fibronectin type III domain-containing protein, whose product MTMRRLAVLGLLMLLTACGHKGPVRPLGQPLPDGVRQLQLEQFGDGLLLSWLPPKANQDGSPLAPIRHYAVYRQQFDPADDCPDCRPPRQPIARIRPEQATSPSGRIHFFDNRGLQPESGYRYRVVAVSRSRQPGLPAQTQRVFLPSPPAPGQLQGESLERLNRLRWQPPTAEGFELLGYLVYRGVANRPAGFTPLNAEPLNEARYDDFDLTPGVRYRYRVRALYRLRGQKVVSGASDALTLTARP is encoded by the coding sequence ATGACGATGCGCAGGCTGGCTGTCCTCGGACTTCTGATGCTGCTGACCGCCTGCGGCCACAAGGGGCCGGTGCGCCCTCTCGGCCAGCCACTGCCGGACGGCGTGCGGCAGCTGCAGCTCGAACAGTTCGGCGACGGCCTGCTCCTCTCCTGGCTGCCGCCCAAGGCCAATCAGGACGGCAGCCCCCTCGCCCCGATCCGGCACTACGCCGTCTATCGCCAGCAGTTCGACCCGGCGGACGACTGCCCCGACTGCCGGCCGCCGCGCCAGCCGATCGCCAGAATCCGCCCGGAGCAGGCCACATCCCCGTCCGGTCGCATCCACTTTTTCGACAACCGGGGCCTGCAGCCCGAAAGCGGCTACCGCTACCGGGTGGTCGCCGTCAGCCGCTCCCGGCAGCCGGGCCTGCCGGCGCAGACCCAGCGGGTCTTTCTCCCGTCGCCGCCGGCGCCCGGCCAACTGCAGGGCGAAAGCCTCGAACGACTGAATCGCCTGCGGTGGCAACCGCCGACCGCCGAAGGTTTCGAACTGCTCGGTTACCTGGTCTACCGCGGAGTAGCGAACCGGCCGGCCGGATTCACGCCGCTGAATGCCGAGCCGCTGAACGAAGCCCGCTACGACGATTTCGACCTGACGCCGGGGGTCCGCTACCGCTACCGGGTACGGGCGCTCTACCGGCTGCGGGGCCAAAAAGTCGTTTCCGGTGCCAGCGACGCGCTCACCCTGACCGCCCGGCCCTGA
- a CDS encoding RDD family protein yields the protein MTITCPHCRYRRDVPAERIPPRTVRVLCPRCGQRFAWTPPDRQPAPAAAETSTAKPSPIRSEPGEQTQATPAAARTETAGFGLRLVAHLLDCVAFSLLVLVLAFGLSLIIHLFGGSHPRALELMGLLALFVLLTAHWLFAVVFIGYCGQTPGKMVTRIRVERADGSEVGYAAAFLREVVAKPISALVLFCGYLMILFDPQHRGLHDKIAGTRVVKL from the coding sequence ATGACCATCACCTGCCCACATTGCCGCTACCGGCGTGACGTTCCCGCCGAACGGATTCCGCCACGCACCGTCCGGGTGCTCTGTCCGCGATGCGGACAGCGCTTTGCCTGGACACCGCCGGACCGGCAGCCGGCCCCGGCGGCAGCCGAAACGTCCACGGCGAAACCGTCCCCGATACGTTCGGAGCCTGGCGAACAAACGCAGGCGACGCCGGCAGCGGCCAGAACCGAGACCGCCGGTTTCGGACTGCGGCTGGTCGCCCACCTTCTCGACTGCGTCGCCTTTTCGCTGCTGGTGCTGGTGCTGGCTTTCGGTCTGAGCCTGATCATCCACCTCTTCGGTGGCAGTCACCCGCGCGCCCTGGAACTGATGGGCCTGCTGGCCCTGTTTGTCCTGCTCACCGCCCACTGGCTGTTCGCGGTGGTCTTCATCGGCTACTGCGGCCAGACGCCGGGCAAGATGGTCACCCGCATCCGGGTCGAGAGAGCGGACGGCTCCGAGGTCGGCTATGCCGCGGCCTTTCTGCGCGAGGTGGTGGCCAAGCCGATTTCGGCCCTGGTCCTGTTTTGCGGCTATCTCATGATACTCTTTGACCCGCAGCATCGGGGACTGCACGACAAAATCGCCGGAACGAGGGTCGTCAAGCTGTAA
- the argH gene encoding argininosuccinate lyase: protein MSDKPWAGRFTQPTDQFVEEFTASISFDQRLYRYDIRGSIAHARMLARQGIIGQDEAERIVFGLNEILEEIEAGKFTFSVSLEDIHMNIEKRLIDKIGPVGGKLHTARSRNDQVALDIRLYLRDEIDAIVGFLEKLQTALVDQAEANLDVIMPGYTHLQTAQPVLFAHHMLAYFEMFSRDSERMREIRRRLNRLPLGAGALAGTTFPIDREWVAEQLGFDGVTRNSLDSVSDRDFAIEFCAAASILMMHLSRLSEELILWSSADFDFIELSDAFCTGSSIMPQKKNPDVPELVRGKTGRVYGNLVSLLTLMKSLPLAYNKDMQEDKEPLFDTLDTVKGSLKIFADMIAEMKVKADRMRRAAARGFSTATDVADYCVRKGLPFRQAHEVVGKTVRYCIEQGKDIPELSLDEFRQFSELIDEDIYDFVTLEASVDARKATGGTAKEAVAREIARARQQLSG from the coding sequence ATGAGCGACAAACCCTGGGCCGGACGCTTCACCCAGCCGACCGATCAGTTCGTCGAGGAGTTCACCGCCTCCATCAGCTTTGACCAGCGCCTCTACCGCTACGACATCCGCGGCTCCATCGCCCACGCCCGGATGCTGGCACGGCAGGGCATCATCGGTCAGGACGAGGCCGAGCGCATCGTCTTCGGCCTGAACGAAATCCTCGAGGAGATCGAAGCGGGGAAATTTACCTTTTCGGTCAGCCTCGAGGACATCCACATGAACATCGAAAAGCGGCTGATCGACAAGATCGGCCCGGTCGGCGGCAAGCTGCACACCGCGCGCTCACGCAACGACCAGGTCGCCCTCGACATCCGCCTCTACCTGCGCGACGAGATCGACGCCATCGTCGGCTTTCTCGAAAAGCTGCAGACCGCCCTGGTCGACCAGGCCGAGGCCAACCTCGATGTCATCATGCCGGGCTACACCCACCTGCAGACCGCCCAGCCGGTGCTCTTCGCCCACCACATGCTGGCCTACTTCGAGATGTTCAGCCGCGACAGCGAACGGATGCGGGAGATCCGCCGCCGCCTCAACCGGCTGCCGCTGGGCGCCGGCGCCCTGGCTGGAACCACCTTCCCTATCGACCGGGAATGGGTGGCCGAGCAGCTCGGCTTCGACGGCGTCACCCGCAACAGCCTCGACTCGGTCTCCGACCGCGACTTCGCCATCGAGTTCTGCGCCGCCGCCAGCATCCTGATGATGCACCTGTCGCGCCTCTCCGAGGAGCTGATCCTCTGGTCGAGCGCCGACTTCGACTTCATCGAGCTGTCCGACGCCTTCTGCACCGGCAGTTCGATCATGCCGCAGAAGAAAAACCCGGATGTGCCGGAACTGGTGCGCGGCAAGACCGGCCGGGTCTACGGCAACCTGGTCAGCCTGCTGACCCTGATGAAGTCGCTGCCGCTGGCCTACAACAAGGATATGCAGGAGGACAAGGAGCCGCTGTTCGACACCCTCGACACGGTCAAGGGCTCGCTGAAGATCTTTGCCGACATGATCGCCGAAATGAAAGTCAAGGCCGACCGGATGCGCCGGGCCGCGGCCCGAGGCTTCTCCACCGCCACCGACGTCGCCGACTACTGCGTGCGCAAGGGGCTCCCCTTTCGCCAGGCGCACGAGGTGGTGGGCAAGACCGTCCGCTACTGCATCGAACAGGGCAAGGACATCCCCGAGCTCAGCCTCGATGAATTCCGCCAGTTCAGCGAGCTGATCGACGAGGACATCTACGACTTCGTCACCCTCGAGGCCTCGGTCGACGCCCGCAAGGCCACCGGCGGCACGGCGAAAGAAGCTGTGGCGCGCGAAATCGCCCGCGCCCGGCAGCAGCTCTCCGGATGA
- the argF gene encoding ornithine carbamoyltransferase — protein sequence MPKDFLCLTDWNKEELDRIFALTADLKARQKRAEPHRLLEGKTLAMIFEKSSTRTRVSFEVGMFQLGGHALFLHSGTTQMGRGEPIKDTGRVMARYCDGIMIRTFSQEAVEELAHWSKVPVINGLTDLYHPCQLMADLFTVIEHKGGYEGLTFAWIGDGNNMANSWINAAAVFGFRLQVATPEGYRPDEEVMRRAAELGADVSYTSDPLAAAEGADVLSTDVWASMGQEDEAEKRRRAFAGYQLNRPVLEAAADDAIVLHCLPAHRGEEITDEVIESKQSVVFDEAENRLHVQKAIMATLMG from the coding sequence ATGCCAAAGGACTTTCTCTGTCTGACCGACTGGAACAAGGAGGAGCTCGACCGGATCTTCGCCCTGACCGCCGACCTGAAGGCGCGGCAAAAACGGGCGGAGCCCCATCGCCTGCTGGAGGGCAAGACCCTGGCGATGATCTTCGAAAAGAGTTCGACACGCACCCGGGTTTCCTTCGAGGTCGGCATGTTTCAGCTCGGCGGCCACGCCCTCTTTCTGCATTCCGGAACGACGCAGATGGGACGGGGCGAGCCGATCAAGGATACAGGCCGGGTGATGGCGCGCTACTGCGACGGCATCATGATCCGCACCTTCTCGCAGGAAGCGGTAGAGGAGCTGGCCCACTGGTCGAAGGTGCCGGTCATCAACGGCCTGACCGACCTCTATCACCCCTGCCAGCTGATGGCCGACCTGTTCACCGTCATTGAGCACAAGGGAGGCTACGAGGGCCTGACCTTCGCCTGGATCGGCGACGGCAACAACATGGCCAACAGCTGGATCAACGCCGCCGCCGTCTTCGGCTTCCGTCTGCAGGTCGCCACCCCGGAGGGCTACCGTCCTGACGAAGAGGTGATGCGGCGGGCGGCGGAGCTGGGAGCGGACGTCAGCTACACCTCCGATCCGCTGGCGGCGGCCGAGGGCGCCGACGTGCTGTCGACCGACGTCTGGGCCAGCATGGGGCAGGAGGACGAGGCGGAGAAGCGCCGCCGGGCCTTTGCCGGCTATCAGCTCAACCGGCCCGTCCTCGAGGCGGCGGCCGACGACGCCATCGTGCTGCACTGCCTGCCGGCCCACCGCGGCGAGGAGATCACCGACGAGGTGATCGAAAGCAAGCAGTCGGTGGTGTTCGACGAGGCGGAAAACCGCCTGCACGTGCAAAAGGCGATCATGGCGACATTGATGGGATAA
- the hslU gene encoding ATP-dependent protease ATPase subunit HslU: protein MNDLTPRQIVEQLDRYIIGQQQAKRAVAIALRNRWRRQQVAPELRDEIAPKNIIMIGPTGVGKTEIARRLARLARAPFIKVEASKFTEVGYVGRDVESMIRDLLELAILMVKEEEAQKVRAKAEAVAEERLLDLLLPGEAHRFDETAAAEPGSTREKLRKLLREGRLDDRFVELETQEAQTPTMEIFTPQGSEQLGFNIKEMFGNLFPKKTRRQRVRVAEARELLIQTEADKLVDMDQVRQMARERTEQSGIVFIDEIDKIASREGVHGPEVSREGVQRDILPIVEGSTVNTKHGPVKTDHILFIAAGAFHVSKPSDLIPELQGRFPIRVELENLGEEEFIRILSEPRNALIRQYTALLETEGIDLIFEDDAIAEIARTAALVNDRTENIGARRLHTVMEKLLEDISFDAPEMQENQLTIDASYVREKLTDIVQDEDLSRYIL from the coding sequence GTGAACGACCTGACACCACGCCAGATCGTCGAACAGCTCGACCGCTACATCATCGGCCAGCAGCAGGCCAAGCGCGCCGTGGCCATCGCCCTGCGCAACCGCTGGCGCCGGCAGCAGGTGGCGCCGGAGCTGCGCGACGAAATCGCGCCGAAAAACATCATCATGATCGGCCCCACCGGCGTCGGCAAGACCGAAATCGCCCGCCGCCTGGCCCGCCTGGCCAGGGCGCCCTTCATCAAGGTCGAAGCGAGCAAGTTCACCGAGGTCGGCTACGTCGGACGCGACGTCGAGAGCATGATCCGCGACCTGCTCGAACTGGCCATCCTGATGGTAAAGGAAGAAGAGGCGCAAAAAGTGCGCGCCAAGGCGGAGGCAGTCGCCGAAGAACGCCTGCTCGACCTGCTGCTGCCGGGCGAGGCACACCGCTTCGACGAAACGGCTGCCGCCGAGCCAGGTTCGACGCGGGAGAAGCTGCGCAAGCTGCTGCGCGAGGGACGCCTGGACGACCGGTTCGTCGAGCTGGAAACCCAGGAGGCGCAGACGCCGACCATGGAGATCTTCACTCCCCAGGGGAGCGAGCAGCTCGGCTTCAACATCAAGGAGATGTTCGGCAACCTGTTCCCGAAAAAGACCCGCCGGCAGCGGGTGCGGGTGGCCGAGGCGCGCGAACTGCTGATTCAGACCGAGGCGGACAAGCTGGTCGACATGGACCAGGTCCGACAGATGGCCCGCGAGCGGACCGAGCAGAGCGGCATCGTCTTCATTGACGAAATCGACAAGATCGCCTCCCGCGAGGGGGTGCACGGTCCCGAAGTCTCCCGCGAGGGGGTACAGCGCGACATTCTGCCCATCGTCGAAGGGAGCACGGTCAACACCAAGCACGGCCCGGTGAAGACCGACCATATCCTGTTCATCGCCGCCGGCGCCTTCCATGTCAGCAAGCCGTCGGACCTGATTCCCGAGCTGCAGGGGCGCTTTCCGATCCGGGTCGAGCTGGAGAACCTGGGCGAGGAGGAGTTCATCCGCATCCTGAGCGAACCGCGCAACGCCCTCATCCGCCAGTACACGGCCCTGCTCGAAACCGAGGGGATCGACCTGATCTTCGAGGACGACGCCATCGCCGAAATCGCCCGCACCGCCGCCCTGGTCAACGACCGCACCGAGAACATCGGCGCCCGGCGGCTGCACACCGTCATGGAGAAGCTGCTCGAGGACATCTCCTTCGACGCGCCGGAGATGCAGGAAAACCAGCTGACCATCGACGCCAGCTACGTCCGGGAAAAACTGACCGACATCGTCCAGGACGAGGATCTGTCGAGATATATCCTTTAA
- a CDS encoding acetylornithine transaminase encodes MSDNQHWIERADKVIAATYGRYPVAPVRGEGCRLYDADGREYLDFLAGVAVNNLGHCHPKVVAAIQEQAATLIHCSNFYQIPQQIELAERLTAHAFAGKVFFCNSGAEANEAAIKLARKYSREHKGTDRFEILTATASFHGRTMATISATGQEKVRVGYEPVLPGFVHLPFGDIEALRKAVTARTCAVMLEPIQGEGGVIVPPEGYLQQVRELCDQHKLLLIFDEVQTGCGRTGYLFAWQHDHVRPDIMTLAKGLGGGVPIGAMLAVDKVAASFGPGSHGSTFGGNPLATAAALAVMRELTEGRILDNCVAVGAYLRLRLEQLKKEFAWIREVRGRGLMLGMELDIDGAPLVERALQRGLLINCTVGRVLRFVPPLTVNREEVDRAMDILQAVFREQAATDNTKQP; translated from the coding sequence ATGAGCGACAATCAGCACTGGATCGAACGGGCCGACAAGGTCATCGCCGCCACCTACGGACGCTATCCCGTCGCGCCGGTTCGCGGCGAAGGCTGCCGGCTCTACGACGCCGACGGCAGAGAATATCTCGATTTTCTCGCCGGGGTGGCGGTCAACAATCTCGGCCACTGCCATCCGAAGGTGGTGGCGGCCATCCAGGAGCAGGCGGCGACTCTCATCCACTGCTCCAACTTCTACCAGATTCCGCAGCAGATCGAACTGGCCGAGCGGCTCACCGCCCACGCCTTTGCCGGCAAGGTCTTCTTCTGCAATTCGGGGGCCGAAGCCAACGAGGCGGCGATCAAGCTGGCCCGCAAATACAGCCGTGAGCACAAAGGCACGGACCGCTTCGAAATCCTCACCGCCACCGCCTCCTTTCACGGCCGGACCATGGCGACCATCAGCGCCACCGGCCAAGAGAAGGTTCGTGTCGGCTACGAACCGGTGCTGCCGGGCTTTGTCCACCTGCCTTTCGGCGACATCGAGGCGCTGCGCAAGGCGGTCACGGCACGCACCTGCGCCGTCATGCTGGAGCCGATCCAGGGCGAAGGGGGCGTGATCGTGCCGCCCGAAGGCTACCTGCAGCAGGTTCGCGAGCTCTGCGACCAGCACAAACTGCTGCTGATTTTCGACGAGGTGCAGACCGGCTGCGGCCGCACCGGCTACCTGTTCGCCTGGCAGCACGACCATGTCCGGCCCGACATCATGACCCTGGCCAAGGGGCTGGGCGGCGGCGTGCCCATCGGCGCCATGCTGGCCGTCGACAAGGTGGCAGCCAGCTTCGGGCCCGGCAGCCACGGCTCGACCTTCGGCGGCAATCCGCTGGCCACGGCGGCTGCCCTGGCGGTCATGCGGGAGCTGACCGAGGGGCGCATCCTCGACAACTGCGTCGCCGTCGGCGCCTACCTGCGCCTGCGTCTCGAACAGCTGAAAAAGGAGTTCGCCTGGATCCGCGAGGTGCGCGGCCGCGGGCTGATGCTCGGCATGGAACTGGACATCGACGGCGCGCCGCTGGTGGAGCGGGCGCTGCAGCGCGGGCTGCTGATCAACTGCACCGTCGGCAGGGTGCTGCGCTTCGTGCCGCCGCTAACGGTCAACCGCGAAGAAGTCGACCGGGCGATGGACATTCTGCAGGCGGTCTTCCGGGAACAGGCCGCTACCGACAACACGAAACAACCCTGA
- the dapA gene encoding 4-hydroxy-tetrahydrodipicolinate synthase: MAHFSGSMVAIITPFREDGTFDEERYRELIEFQIEKGTDVIVPCGTTGESATLDFEEHDYVIKTCIDQVNKRVPVIAGTGANNTAEAIHLSQNARKNGADGLLLVCPYYNKPSQEGIYRHYRKIAEEVALPQVLYNVPGRTGVNISAETTCRLAELDNVVAIKEASGDLTQISEIIARAGDKIDVISGDDFLTFPMMACGAVGVISVTANIAPDRVKRMVAAAAEGDYATARKLHLQLLELHKAMFIESNPVPVKTSASLMGKCGDTVRLPLAPMAPANLEKLQAVLKKYELI, translated from the coding sequence ATGGCCCACTTTTCCGGATCGATGGTCGCCATCATTACCCCGTTCAGGGAAGATGGCACGTTCGACGAAGAACGCTACCGGGAACTGATCGAATTCCAGATCGAAAAAGGCACCGACGTCATCGTCCCCTGCGGCACCACCGGGGAGTCGGCGACGCTCGACTTCGAGGAACACGACTACGTCATCAAGACCTGCATCGACCAGGTCAACAAGCGGGTTCCAGTCATCGCCGGCACCGGCGCCAACAACACCGCCGAGGCGATCCACCTGTCGCAGAATGCCAGGAAGAACGGCGCCGACGGCCTGCTGCTGGTCTGTCCCTACTACAACAAGCCGTCGCAGGAAGGCATCTACCGCCACTACCGCAAGATCGCCGAGGAAGTTGCCCTGCCCCAGGTGCTCTACAACGTGCCCGGCCGCACCGGCGTCAACATCAGCGCCGAGACCACCTGCCGCCTGGCCGAGTTGGACAACGTCGTCGCCATCAAGGAAGCATCCGGCGACCTGACCCAGATCAGCGAAATCATCGCCCGCGCCGGCGACAAGATCGACGTCATCTCCGGCGATGACTTTCTTACCTTTCCGATGATGGCCTGCGGCGCCGTCGGCGTCATCTCGGTGACCGCCAACATCGCGCCGGACAGGGTCAAGCGCATGGTCGCCGCTGCGGCCGAAGGCGACTACGCTACCGCCCGCAAACTGCACCTGCAGCTGCTGGAACTGCACAAGGCCATGTTCATCGAGAGCAATCCGGTGCCGGTCAAGACCTCGGCCAGCCTGATGGGCAAGTGCGGCGACACCGTGCGCCTGCCGCTGGCCCCCATGGCGCCGGCCAACCTGGAGAAGCTGCAGGCGGTGCTGAAGAAATACGAGTTGATTTAA